One genomic region from Siniperca chuatsi isolate FFG_IHB_CAS linkage group LG18, ASM2008510v1, whole genome shotgun sequence encodes:
- the mapk10 gene encoding mitogen-activated protein kinase 10 isoform X7, whose protein sequence is MVFMSRHFLYNCSQPILDVKIAFCQGFGKQVDVSYIAKHYNMSKSKVDNQFYSVEVGDSTFTVLKRYQNLKPIGSGAQGIVCAGYDAVLDRNVAIKKLSRPFQNQTHAKRAYRELVLMKCVNHKNIISLLNVFTPQKSLEEFQDVYLVMELMDANLCQVIQMELDHERMSYLLYQMLCGIKHLHSAGIIHRDLKPSNIVVKSDCTLKILDFGLARTAGTSFMMTPYVVTRYYRAPEVILGMGYKENVDIWSVGCIMGEMVRHKILFPGRDYIDQWNKVIEQLGTPSPEFMKKLQPTVRNYVENRPKYAGLTFPKLFPDCLFPADSEHNKLKASQARDLLSKMLIIDPAKRISVDEALQHPYINVWYDPAEVEAARDLIQISMPPPQIYDKQLDEREHSIDEWKELIYKEVMNFEERTKNGVVKGQPSPSGTLSA, encoded by the exons GTATTTATGAGCAGACATTTCTTATATAACTGCAGCCAACCAATCCTGGATGTGAAGATAGCCTTTTGTCAG GGTTTTGGAAAACAAGTGGATGTGTCATATATTGCCAAACATTACAACATGAGCAAAAGCAAAGTGGACAACCAGTTCTACAGCGTGGAAGTGGGAGACTCCACCTTCACAGTTTTAAAACGTTACCAGAATTTAAAGCCCATTGGCTCTGGAGCTCAGGGAATTGTCTG TGCGGGCTATGATGCTGTCCTGGACAGAAATGTAGCCATCAAGAAGCTGAGCAGACCCTTCCAGAACCAGACCCATGCCAAGAGGGCATACCGGGAGTTGGTGCTCATGAAATGTGTCAATCACAAAAAT atTATCAGTTTATTAAATGTCTTCACACCACAGAAATCATTAGAGGAATTCCAGGATGT GTACCTAGTGATGGAACTGATGGATGCCAACTTGTGCCAGGTGATTCAGATGGAGCTTGACCACGAGAGAATGTCCTACCTGCTCTACCAGATGCTGTGTGGTATCAAACATCTGCACTCAGCTGGCATTATTCACAGG GACCTCAAACCAAGCAATATAGTGGTGAAGTCAGACTGCACCCTGAAGATCCTGGACTTTGGTCTGGCCAGGACTGCAGGCACCAGCTTCATGATGACCCCTTATGTGGTGACTAGATACTACAGAGCCCCAGAGGTTATCCTGGGCATGGGATACAAAGAGAATG TGGATATATGGTCGGTGGGGTGCATAATGGGAGAAATGGTGCGCCACAAAATCCTCTTCCCTGGGCGGGACT ACATCGACCAGTGGAACAAGGTGATTGAGCAGCTGGGCACACCCTCACCAGAGTTCATGAAGAAGCTTCAGCCCACAGTGAGGAACTATGTCGAGAACCGGCCAAAGTATGCAGGCCTCACCTTTCCCAAGCTCTTCCCTGACTGCCTTTTCCCTGCTGACTCTGAGCACAACAAACTCAAAG CTAGCCAGGCCAGAGACCTGCTGTCAAAGATGCTGATCATCGACCCCGCTAAACGGATATCGGTGGACGAGGCCTTACAGCACCCCTACATCAACGTGTGGTATGATCCAGCTGAGGTGGAGGCG GCCAGAGATCTCATCCAAATATCCATG CCTCCACCTCAGATCTATGACAAGCAGCTGGATGAAAGAGAACACTCCATTGATGAATGGAAAG
- the mapk10 gene encoding mitogen-activated protein kinase 10 isoform X6: MVFMSRHFLYNCSQPILDVKIAFCQGFGKQVDVSYIAKHYNMSKSKVDNQFYSVEVGDSTFTVLKRYQNLKPIGSGAQGIVCAGYDAVLDRNVAIKKLSRPFQNQTHAKRAYRELVLMKCVNHKNIISLLNVFTPQKSLEEFQDVYLVMELMDANLCQVIQMELDHERMSYLLYQMLCGIKHLHSAGIIHRDLKPSNIVVKSDCTLKILDFGLARTAGTSFMMTPYVVTRYYRAPEVILGMGYKENVDIWSVGCIMGEMVRHKILFPGRDYIDQWNKVIEQLGTPSPEFMKKLQPTVRNYVENRPKYAGLTFPKLFPDCLFPADSEHNKLKASQARDLLSKMLIIDPAKRISVDEALQHPYINVWYDPAEVEAARDLIQISMPPPQIYDKQLDEREHSIDEWKELIYKEVMNFEERTKNGVVKGQPSPSAQVQP, from the exons GTATTTATGAGCAGACATTTCTTATATAACTGCAGCCAACCAATCCTGGATGTGAAGATAGCCTTTTGTCAG GGTTTTGGAAAACAAGTGGATGTGTCATATATTGCCAAACATTACAACATGAGCAAAAGCAAAGTGGACAACCAGTTCTACAGCGTGGAAGTGGGAGACTCCACCTTCACAGTTTTAAAACGTTACCAGAATTTAAAGCCCATTGGCTCTGGAGCTCAGGGAATTGTCTG TGCGGGCTATGATGCTGTCCTGGACAGAAATGTAGCCATCAAGAAGCTGAGCAGACCCTTCCAGAACCAGACCCATGCCAAGAGGGCATACCGGGAGTTGGTGCTCATGAAATGTGTCAATCACAAAAAT atTATCAGTTTATTAAATGTCTTCACACCACAGAAATCATTAGAGGAATTCCAGGATGT GTACCTAGTGATGGAACTGATGGATGCCAACTTGTGCCAGGTGATTCAGATGGAGCTTGACCACGAGAGAATGTCCTACCTGCTCTACCAGATGCTGTGTGGTATCAAACATCTGCACTCAGCTGGCATTATTCACAGG GACCTCAAACCAAGCAATATAGTGGTGAAGTCAGACTGCACCCTGAAGATCCTGGACTTTGGTCTGGCCAGGACTGCAGGCACCAGCTTCATGATGACCCCTTATGTGGTGACTAGATACTACAGAGCCCCAGAGGTTATCCTGGGCATGGGATACAAAGAGAATG TGGATATATGGTCGGTGGGGTGCATAATGGGAGAAATGGTGCGCCACAAAATCCTCTTCCCTGGGCGGGACT ACATCGACCAGTGGAACAAGGTGATTGAGCAGCTGGGCACACCCTCACCAGAGTTCATGAAGAAGCTTCAGCCCACAGTGAGGAACTATGTCGAGAACCGGCCAAAGTATGCAGGCCTCACCTTTCCCAAGCTCTTCCCTGACTGCCTTTTCCCTGCTGACTCTGAGCACAACAAACTCAAAG CTAGCCAGGCCAGAGACCTGCTGTCAAAGATGCTGATCATCGACCCCGCTAAACGGATATCGGTGGACGAGGCCTTACAGCACCCCTACATCAACGTGTGGTATGATCCAGCTGAGGTGGAGGCG GCCAGAGATCTCATCCAAATATCCATG CCTCCACCTCAGATCTATGACAAGCAGCTGGATGAAAGAGAACACTCCATTGATGAATGGAAAG